One region of Primulina tabacum isolate GXHZ01 chromosome 17, ASM2559414v2, whole genome shotgun sequence genomic DNA includes:
- the LOC142530440 gene encoding uncharacterized protein LOC142530440: MAGRPPRQNRNPRYSNNNNNANDEGNVPPPQFSLNQADLMAIATIVATTLQGLVNPNANQPPPPPPQHGVKFHYESLRKNRCPTFQGDADPELGQNWLKNVETQMQLLEIPDALKVDVIVHFLEDKASKWWEAVSPAMLTAGPITWQRFRDAFLKQYFPAKVRLQKLSEFENLTQTPDMSVVEYTSQFNSLGSYAPTIMADEALKLHRFKKGLNSRIQSALAVYQPANFSDLMGAAIRAETDIQRRVKEIRNKRPMNNQSSHGSQSFKKPNHSGGPSKGPSPASGYQAIKPCPTCHLRHLGEYRRASGVCFGCGKPGHR; encoded by the coding sequence atggccggtAGACCACCAAGACAAAACCGCAATCCCCGATATtctaacaacaacaacaatgccAACGACGAAGGCAACGTACCTCCACCTCAGTTCAGTCTTAATCAAGCAGACTTGATGGCCATAGCCACAATCGTGGCGACAACACTGCAAGGGTTAGTGAACCCGAATGCCAAtcaaccaccaccacctccaccgcAGCATGGAGTCAAGTTCCATTATGAATCGCTGCGCAAGAACCGGTGCCCGACGTTCCAAGGGGACGCAGATCCTGAGTTAGGCCAAAACTGGTTGAAAAACGTGGAAACTCAGATGCAACTGCTAGAAATACCCGATGCTCTTAAAGTGGATGTAATAGTACACTTCCTTGAAGATAAAGCAAGTAAGTGGTGGGAAGCAGTCTCCCCAGCCATGTTAACCGCCGGGCCAATCACATGGCAGCGCTTTAGAGATGCATTCCTCAAGCAGTACTTTCCAGCCAAGGTCAGGTTGCAAAAGTTGAGTGAGTTTGAAAATCTGACTCAGACTCCGGATATGTCAGTGGTAGAATACACATCTCAGTTCAATTCTCTTGGATCCTATGCACCGACAATCATGGCAGATGAAGCTCTGAAATTGCACCGCTTCAAAAAGGGTTTGAACAGCAGAATACAGTCGGCTTTGGCAGTCTACCAACCTGCAAACTTTTCAGACTTGATGGGCGCAGCTATCCGAGCTGAAACTGATATCCAGCGCAGAGTGAAAGAGATTAGGAACAAAAGGCCTATGAATAATCAGTCCTCTCATGGCAGTCAGTCGTTCAAGAAACCGAACCATTCCGGCGGACCATCTAAAGGGCCTTCGCCTGCCTCAGGCTACCAGGCCATTAAGCCTTGCCCAACTTGCCACTTACGACACCTGGGAGAATATCGTAGAGCCAGCGGTGTCTGCTTTGGATGCGGGAAACCAGGACACcgttga
- the LOC142532021 gene encoding uncharacterized protein LOC142532021, whose amino-acid sequence MFWKLTALSASSPIESLLDKENFTLEELLDEEEIIQECKASNSRLINFLRDRARVEQLLKYIVEEAAENADNRRTFKFPFIACEIFTCEIDSILKTLVEEEELMNLLFSFLEPNRPHPALLAGYFSKVVVCLMVRKTIPLMNFVKVHQEVFQQLVNLIGITSIMEVLVRLVGTDDHLYPNSLDVMQWLANSNLLEMIVDKLNASSTPEVHANAAETLCAITRNAPSPLSIKLSSPSFVARIFSHALEDSPSKSALVHSLSVCISFLDPKRSIPSPVMYFFRNQQAYEPPKHVNQDTVGAMLPKLGELLILLNVSSDEKILLTTYGELRPPLRKYRLKVVEFLAVLLKTGNEVAEKELVSSGAIQRVLDLFFEYPYNNALHHHVVSIVYCCLESKNSAILDHLFFECNLVGKVLQTDKRPMLSADVNQQTWPASGRQAPRAGYFGHLTRISNKLTQLGNNDPRIQKNLQENREWIEWHSTVLQERNMVENVYRWACGRPTALQDRTRDSDEEDVHDRDYDVAALANNLSQAFRYTMYGNDDAQGHGALEHDDEDVYFDGESSEVVISSLRLGDEQGSLFTNSNWFAFQDETAGEDAPMGSDMMDDINLNGTAINGNSSSDDEVVVGEDEDLTESRVSANDSSSSEANVFNGFNAINSTDGDNLVSQSKNIDSHSNLGIFQFEAPNNDNKFEDRSSLERVAWGESSAAFQVGGPIVNPFDDQRDMNTNLAVQVGTSPVSPTSSGDSVPNGSSSSASSSDSSTKSDSSPKRSVSSLFEEDVEFVGVEPEGTEKAMEQALKEGIVGEAGPLKWNLSPKKSDNENSDDGGTVLNEFNDANYWRVEQELLVLE is encoded by the exons ATGTTCTGGAAGCTCACTGCTCTTTCTGCCTCTTCTCCT ATCGAGTCATTGTTGGACAAGGAAAATTTTACATTGGAAGAGCTTTTGGATGAAGAAGAGATAATCCAAGAATGCAAAGCATCAAACAGCCGCCTAATAAATTT TTTGAGAGATCGAGCGCGGGTCGAACAGTTGCTGAAATATATAGTAGAGGAGGCTGCTGAGAATGCAGACAACAGGCGTACTTTCAA GTTTCCTTTCATTGCCTGCGAAATTTTTACATGTGAAATTGATTCCATCTTGAAGACTTTGGTGGAGGAAGAGGAG CTTATGAATTTACTATTCTCTTTCTTGGAACCAAACCGTCCTCACCCTGCATTATTGGCAGGGTATTTTAGTAAG GTGGTGGTATGCCTCATGGTACGGAAGACTATACCGCTGATGAATTTTGTAAAG GTTCACCAAGAAGTTTTTCAGCAGCTGGTTAATTTAATTGGTATCACATCCATCATGGAG GTTCTGGTACGGCTTGTTGGTACTGATGATCATCTCTACCCCAATTCTCTGGATGTGATGCAGTGGTTGGCTAATAGCAATTTACTGGAAATGATTGTGGATAAACTGAACGCTTCG AGTACTCCTGAAGTCCATGCTAATGCAGCAGAAACATTATGTGCTATAACCAGAAATGCACCATCGCCTTTGTCCATTAAACTATCCAGTCCAAG TTTTGTAGCAAGGATCTTTTCTCACGCACTTGAAGATTCTCCTTCAAAATCCGCCCTTGTCCACTCCCTATCTGTCTGTATATCTTTTTTGGACCCAAAGAGATCAATTCCATCTCCAGTAATGTACTTTTTCAGAAATCAACAAGCATACGAGCCGCCAAAACATGTAAACCAAGATACTGTTGGTGCAATGCTTCCTAAACTTG GGGAGTTGCTGATCCTTTTGAATGTTTCATCTGATGAGAAGATTTTACTGACAACATATGGTGAATTGAGGCCTCCTTTAAGAAAATATCGTCTGAAG GTTGTTGAATTCCTAGCTGTGCTTCTGAAAACTGGAAATGAAGTGGCAGAGAAGGAGTTGGTCAGCTCAGGGGCAATTCAGAGGGTCCTTGATCTCTTTTTTGA GTACCCTTACAACAATGCGTTGCATCATCATGTGGTGAGCATTGTATATTGTTGCTTGGAAAGTAAAAATAGTGCCATTCTTGATCATCTTTTCTTTGAGTGCAATTTGGTTGGAAAAGTTCTTCAAACAGACAAACGTCCTATGCTTTCTGCTGATGTTAATCAG CAAACTTGGCCAGCTTCTGGAAGGCAGGCTCCTAGAGCGGGTTACTTTGGACATTTGACAAGGATATCAAATAAATTAACTCAGTTGGGAAACAATGACCCTCGCATCCAAAAGAATCTTCAG GAGAATAGAGAGTGGATTGAGTGGCATTCCACTGTCTTACAAGAGCGTAATATGGTTGAGAATGTTTATCGATGGGCTTGTGG GCGGCCCACAGCATTGCAAGACAGGACTAGGGATAGTGATGAGGAAGATGTTCATGATAGGGATTATGATGTTGCTGCTCTGGCAAATAATTTAAGCCAAGCATTCAGATATACCATGTATGGAAATGATGATGCTCAG GGTCACGGAGCTCTAGAACATGACGATGAG GATGTCTACTTTGATGGTGAATCGTCCGAAGTAGTGATTTCATCCCTGAGGTTGGGTGATGAGCAAGGGAG TTTGTTCACAAATTCCAACTGGTTTGCATTTCAAGACGAAACAGCTGGTGAAGATGCACCTATGGGTTCCGACATGATGGATGATATTAACCTGAACGGAACAGCAATTAATGGCAACAGCAGTAGCGATGATGAGGTAGTGGTTGGGGAGGATGAGGATTTGACCGAGAGCAGGGTTTCTGCAAATGATTCATCCAGTTCCGAAGCAAATGTTTTCAATGGATTCAATGCAATAAATTCTACAGATGGAGATAACTTGGTTTCCCAAAGCAAAAATATTGACTCCCACAGCAACTTGGGTATCTTTCAATTCGAAGCACCAAATAATGACAATAAATTTGAAGATAGGTCGTCGCTTGAAAGGGTAGCTTGGGGCGAATCATCTGCTGCTTTTCAAGTTGGTGGACCTATTGTGAATCCATTTGATGATCAAAGGGACATGAACACCAATCTTGCAGTTCAAGTGGGCACCTCACCCGTCAGTCCCACTTCAAGTGGCGACTCTGTACCTAATGGGTCATCCAGTTCTGCATCTTCTAGTGATAGCTCAACTAAATCTGATTCCAGTCCGAAACGTTCTGTGTCCTCTTTATTTGAAGAGGATGTCGAATTTGTGGGAGTTGAACCAGAGGGTACAGAAAAGGCAATGGAACAGGCTCTCAAAGAAGGGATTGTAGGGGAAGCTGGGCCTTTGAAATGGAATCTCTCTCCAAAGAAATCGGATAACGAAAATTCGGATGATGGTGGCACAGTGCTGAATGAATTCAACGATGCTAACTATTGGAGAGTCGAGCAGGAGCTCTTAGTGTTAGAGTAG